One window from the genome of Streptomyces sp. NBC_00287 encodes:
- a CDS encoding alpha/beta hydrolase: MTSFDTSPQLNVWRALLALAVVFVMLATGGWTALRNQRTTPALQVSLSAWEHGRIGGYQLPDPESSPARLARFFATLTAEQRTALARRYPLAVGNMNGAPVELRYRANRVALLQARKVELKRMHDSRLSPEGQQEAGRRMHRYEALMSPGRHILAFDPAGSGRVAEVFGDLGRAERVSVVVPGVDTDVLTFQRTYRKYSAPVGMAQSLYAAERTADPSTRTAVIAWADYTAPGGLGLDSAIATRAENGAVRLNALVRALPGSSPVSLFCHSYGSVVCGVAAHTLPDRVADIAVAGSPGMRAANASHLGTSARVWAMRDADDWVQDVPYLELGGLGHGADPMSSAFGARVLSARDAEGHSGYFEPGTDSVRNFAEIGVGAYDSVQCAGDDEGCREGLSGTTPVGRA; encoded by the coding sequence GTGACTTCCTTCGACACCTCCCCGCAACTGAACGTCTGGCGCGCTCTGCTCGCGCTGGCCGTGGTGTTCGTCATGCTGGCGACCGGCGGCTGGACCGCGCTGCGCAACCAGCGCACCACGCCCGCCCTGCAGGTTTCGCTCTCCGCCTGGGAGCACGGCCGGATCGGCGGCTACCAGCTGCCCGACCCGGAGTCCTCCCCCGCCCGGCTCGCGCGCTTCTTCGCCACGCTCACCGCTGAGCAGCGCACCGCCCTGGCGCGCCGCTATCCGCTCGCGGTCGGCAATATGAACGGCGCCCCGGTCGAGTTGCGCTACCGCGCCAACCGTGTCGCCCTGTTGCAGGCCCGCAAGGTCGAGCTGAAACGCATGCACGACAGCCGGCTCTCGCCCGAGGGGCAGCAGGAGGCCGGCCGTCGTATGCACCGCTACGAGGCGCTGATGAGCCCCGGGCGGCACATCCTCGCCTTCGATCCGGCGGGCTCGGGACGGGTCGCCGAGGTGTTCGGCGACCTCGGCCGGGCCGAGCGCGTCTCCGTCGTCGTCCCCGGCGTCGACACCGATGTGCTCACCTTCCAGCGCACCTACCGCAAGTACTCGGCACCGGTCGGCATGGCGCAGTCGCTGTACGCGGCCGAGCGCACCGCGGACCCGTCGACGCGTACGGCCGTGATCGCCTGGGCCGACTACACCGCGCCCGGCGGCCTCGGCCTCGACTCGGCCATCGCGACCCGCGCCGAGAACGGTGCCGTACGGCTGAACGCGCTGGTGCGGGCGCTGCCCGGCAGCTCGCCGGTGTCGCTGTTCTGCCACAGCTACGGCTCGGTCGTCTGCGGGGTCGCCGCGCACACGCTGCCCGACCGGGTGGCCGACATCGCGGTGGCGGGCAGCCCCGGCATGCGCGCCGCGAACGCGTCCCACCTCGGCACCTCCGCGCGGGTGTGGGCGATGCGGGACGCCGACGACTGGGTGCAGGACGTGCCGTATCTGGAGCTCGGCGGGCTCGGCCACGGCGCCGATCCGATGTCCTCGGCGTTCGGGGCGCGGGTGCTGTCGGCGCGGGATGCCGAGGGGCACAGCGGGTACTTCGAGCCCGGCACCGACAGTGTGCGCAACTTCGCGGAGATCGGGGTTGGCGCGTACGACTCGGTCCAGTGCGCGGGAGATGACGAAGGCTG